One region of Oxyura jamaicensis isolate SHBP4307 breed ruddy duck unplaced genomic scaffold, BPBGC_Ojam_1.0 oxyUn_random_OJ71334, whole genome shotgun sequence genomic DNA includes:
- the LOC118159623 gene encoding cocaine- and amphetamine-regulated transcript protein-like isoform X1 — MASAWLCLLCVAGSGLILLGSGEPGLRPAPRQEETELVEALQEVLEKLRSRELPAVKKKLGRVPSCQPREPCAVRMGARFGTRCSCPPGTACDLHVLECS; from the exons ATGGCCAGCgcctggctctgcctgctctgcgTGGCCGGCTCCGGCCTCATCCTGCTGGGCTccggggagccggggctgcgGCCGGCCCCGCGCCAGGAGGAGACGGAGCTG GTCGAGGcgctgcaggaggtgctggagaAGCTGCGGAGCCGGGAGCTGCCGGCGGTGAAGAAGAAGCTGGGCCGGGTGCCCTCG TGCCAGCCCCGGGAGCCCTGCGCGGTGCGGATGGGGGCGCGCTTCGGGACGCGCTGCAGCtgcccccccggcaccgccTGCGACCTCCACGTCCTCGAGTGCTCCTGA